A genomic segment from Klebsiella africana encodes:
- the astE gene encoding succinylglutamate desuccinylase — translation MEHLVNDLLHCRLQEWTFPAGIEARWLGEGILQLLPTAPWRQATILSAGVHGNETAPIELLLQLTHDLSQGRQPLTQALLIVFGNLPAIRAARRYLHNDLNRLFGGRHLAVTPGNESRRAFALEQAVQTFYRAADAAGPVSRSHLDMHTAIRGSLYRQFALLPAHAGDFSPDFYQLLQASGMDAIVRHTEAGGTFTHFTCEKFAAQSATLELGKVMPFGANDLSLFAATDAAIRAWIADAPLPPRDKAPVDYFLVEESIIKREREFTLNLAADVENFTALPAGYEIARQAEKRWVVQARAPYILFPNAGVATGQRAGLLLRVAALRLPQPA, via the coding sequence ATGGAGCACCTGGTTAACGATTTACTGCACTGCCGCCTGCAGGAGTGGACCTTCCCGGCGGGCATCGAGGCCCGCTGGCTGGGCGAGGGCATCCTGCAGCTGCTGCCGACGGCGCCATGGCGCCAGGCGACGATCCTCTCCGCCGGCGTGCATGGCAATGAGACCGCGCCGATTGAACTGCTGCTGCAGTTGACCCACGATCTGAGTCAGGGGCGGCAGCCGCTCACCCAGGCGCTGCTGATCGTCTTTGGTAACCTGCCGGCGATCCGCGCCGCGCGTCGCTATCTGCATAACGACCTGAATCGCCTGTTCGGTGGCCGCCATCTGGCGGTCACCCCGGGAAATGAGTCGCGGCGGGCTTTTGCGCTGGAGCAGGCGGTGCAGACCTTCTATCGCGCCGCCGATGCGGCGGGGCCGGTCAGCCGTAGTCATCTCGATATGCATACCGCCATTCGCGGGTCGCTGTATCGCCAGTTTGCGCTGCTCCCGGCCCACGCGGGGGATTTTTCGCCCGATTTCTACCAGCTGCTGCAGGCCAGCGGGATGGATGCCATCGTGCGCCATACCGAAGCGGGCGGCACCTTCACCCATTTCACCTGCGAAAAGTTCGCCGCGCAAAGCGCTACCCTGGAGCTGGGGAAAGTGATGCCGTTCGGCGCCAACGATCTCAGCCTGTTCGCCGCTACCGACGCGGCGATCCGGGCCTGGATCGCTGACGCGCCGCTGCCGCCGCGCGACAAAGCGCCGGTGGACTACTTTCTGGTCGAGGAGAGCATCATCAAGCGCGAGCGGGAATTTACGCTTAATCTCGCGGCAGATGTTGAGAACTTCACCGCGCTCCCGGCAGGGTATGAGATCGCCCGCCAGGCAGAGAAACGGTGGGTGGTGCAGGCCCGGGCCCCCTATATCCTCTTTCCGAACGCCGGGGTCGCCACCGGCCAGCGCGCCGGGCTGCTGCTCCGCGTCGCGGCCCTTCGCCTCCCGCAACCAGCCTGA
- a CDS encoding YqaE/Pmp3 family membrane protein, with product MGFWRIVFTIILPPLGVLLGKGFGWAFILNIILTLLGYIPGLIHAFWVQTRD from the coding sequence ATGGGATTCTGGAGAATTGTTTTCACTATCATTCTGCCGCCGCTGGGGGTACTGCTGGGGAAAGGCTTCGGCTGGGCGTTTATCCTCAACATTATTCTGACCCTGTTGGGCTATATTCCTGGTCTGATCCATGCCTTTTGGGTGCAAACCCGCGATTGA
- the yedF gene encoding sulfurtransferase-like selenium metabolism protein YedF translates to MKNIVPDYRLDMVGEPCPYPAVATLEAMPSLKKGEILEVVSDCPQSINNIPLDAQNHGYTVLDIQQDGPTIRYLIQK, encoded by the coding sequence ATGAAAAACATCGTCCCTGATTATCGCCTGGATATGGTCGGCGAGCCCTGCCCCTATCCGGCCGTTGCCACCCTGGAGGCAATGCCCTCCCTGAAAAAAGGCGAGATCCTCGAAGTAGTCAGCGATTGCCCACAGTCGATCAACAATATCCCGCTCGATGCCCAAAATCATGGCTATACGGTGTTGGATATTCAGCAGGATGGCCCGACCATTCGCTATCTGATCCAGAAATAA
- the gap gene encoding type I glyceraldehyde-3-phosphate dehydrogenase, producing MSKLGINGFGRIGRLVLRRLLEVDSSLEVVAINDLTSPKVLAYLLKHDSNYGPFPWSVDFTEDALIVNGKTITVYAEKEAQHIPWQAAGAEVIVECTGFYTSAEKSQAHLQAGARKVLISAPAGEMKTIVYNVNDDTLTPDDTIISVASCTTNCLAPMAKVLQDAFGITVGTMTTIHAYTGTQSLVDGPRGKDLRASRAAAENVIPHTTGAAKAIGLVIPALSGKLKGHAQRVPTKTGSVTELVSVLEKKVTADEVNQAMKLAAEGNESFGYTEEEIVSSDIIGSHFGSIYDATQLEIVEAGGVQLVKTVAWYDNEYGFVTQLIRVLEKFAR from the coding sequence ATGAGTAAACTTGGGATTAATGGATTTGGTCGTATCGGACGTTTGGTGTTACGCCGTTTATTAGAGGTCGACAGCAGCCTGGAAGTGGTGGCTATCAACGACCTCACCTCGCCAAAGGTGCTGGCCTACCTGTTAAAGCATGATTCAAACTACGGCCCCTTCCCGTGGAGCGTCGACTTTACGGAAGATGCGCTGATCGTTAACGGCAAGACCATCACCGTGTATGCCGAAAAAGAGGCGCAGCATATTCCCTGGCAGGCGGCAGGCGCCGAGGTGATTGTGGAGTGTACCGGGTTCTACACCTCGGCAGAGAAATCGCAAGCCCATCTCCAGGCTGGCGCGCGCAAAGTGCTGATTTCCGCCCCCGCTGGCGAGATGAAAACCATCGTCTACAACGTCAACGATGACACTCTAACGCCGGATGACACCATCATCTCCGTGGCCTCCTGCACCACCAACTGCCTGGCGCCGATGGCCAAAGTCCTGCAGGATGCCTTCGGCATCACTGTGGGTACCATGACCACCATCCATGCCTATACCGGCACCCAGTCGCTGGTGGACGGGCCGCGCGGCAAAGATCTGCGCGCCTCCCGTGCGGCAGCAGAAAACGTCATCCCGCACACGACCGGCGCGGCCAAAGCCATCGGCCTGGTGATCCCCGCCCTGAGCGGTAAACTGAAGGGCCATGCCCAGCGCGTACCAACCAAAACCGGCTCAGTGACGGAGCTGGTATCAGTGTTGGAGAAAAAGGTGACTGCGGATGAAGTGAACCAGGCGATGAAGCTGGCGGCCGAGGGTAACGAATCCTTCGGCTACACCGAAGAGGAGATCGTCTCTTCCGACATCATCGGCAGCCATTTCGGCTCGATCTACGATGCCACCCAGCTGGAGATTGTCGAAGCCGGCGGCGTACAGCTGGTGAAAACCGTCGCCTGGTACGATAACGAATATGGCTTCGTCACCCAGCTGATCCGCGTGCTGGAGAAATTTGCCCGCTAA
- the yedE gene encoding selenium metabolism membrane protein YedE/FdhT codes for MTWQSFKQAWLIRFWSPVPAVIAAGILSTYYFGITGTFWAVTGEFTRWGGQLLQLLGVHSEQWGYYQLIHLDGTPLTRIDGRMIIGMFGGCLAAALWANNVKLRLPRSRIRIVQAVAGGIIAGFGARLAMGCNLAAFFTGIPQFSLHAWLFAIATAIGSWFGARFTLLPLFRIPVKMQKVSAASPLTQKPQQARRRFRLGMVVFFAMIGWGLLTAADHPALGLAMLFGIGFGLLIERAQICFTSAFRDMWITGRTVMAKAIIFGMAASAIGIFSYVQLGMAPKIMWAGPNAAIGGLLFGFGIVLAGGCETGWMYRAVEGQVHYWWVGLGNVIGSTLLAWCWDDIAAPLATHWQKINLLNAFGPFGGLLATYLLLLIALLLVIAWERHFFRRQSSAVRTVKESA; via the coding sequence ATGACATGGCAATCCTTCAAACAGGCCTGGCTTATCCGGTTCTGGTCCCCTGTTCCAGCGGTCATCGCCGCGGGCATTCTCTCTACCTACTATTTTGGCATCACCGGCACCTTCTGGGCGGTGACCGGCGAATTCACCCGCTGGGGTGGCCAGCTGCTGCAGCTGCTGGGCGTCCACAGCGAACAGTGGGGCTATTACCAGCTGATCCATCTCGACGGGACACCGCTGACCCGCATCGATGGCAGGATGATCATCGGCATGTTCGGCGGCTGCCTGGCCGCCGCGCTATGGGCGAATAACGTCAAACTGCGCTTGCCACGCAGCCGGATCCGCATTGTGCAGGCCGTGGCCGGGGGCATCATTGCCGGGTTCGGCGCACGACTGGCGATGGGTTGCAACCTGGCGGCCTTTTTCACCGGCATTCCGCAGTTCTCCCTGCACGCCTGGCTGTTTGCCATCGCCACCGCCATCGGCTCCTGGTTTGGCGCCCGCTTCACGCTGCTGCCCCTTTTTCGCATCCCGGTAAAAATGCAAAAGGTGTCTGCCGCCTCGCCGTTAACCCAAAAACCTCAGCAGGCGCGTCGCCGCTTCCGCCTGGGGATGGTGGTCTTTTTCGCCATGATCGGCTGGGGCCTCCTCACCGCCGCAGACCACCCGGCGCTCGGCCTGGCGATGCTGTTCGGCATCGGCTTCGGTCTGCTTATCGAGCGCGCCCAGATCTGCTTTACCTCCGCCTTTCGCGATATGTGGATCACCGGCCGGACGGTGATGGCGAAGGCGATTATCTTCGGCATGGCGGCGAGCGCCATTGGTATCTTCAGCTATGTGCAACTGGGGATGGCACCGAAAATTATGTGGGCCGGTCCCAACGCGGCGATTGGCGGCTTGCTGTTTGGCTTTGGTATCGTGCTGGCCGGCGGCTGTGAAACCGGCTGGATGTACCGGGCGGTAGAGGGCCAGGTTCACTACTGGTGGGTGGGGCTGGGCAACGTCATCGGCTCAACGCTGCTCGCCTGGTGTTGGGACGATATCGCCGCCCCGCTCGCCACCCACTGGCAGAAAATCAACCTGCTGAACGCCTTCGGCCCCTTTGGCGGGCTGCTGGCGACCTATCTGCTGCTGCTGATCGCCCTGCTGCTGGTGATCGCGTGGGAAAGACATTTTTTCCGCCGCCAGTCGTCGGCGGTCCGGACCGTGAAGGAAAGCGCATGA
- the astB gene encoding N-succinylarginine dihydrolase, whose translation MSGFEANFDGLVGPTHHYAGLSVGNEASQNNRDGLSNPKKAALQGLYKMKALADRGFVQGILPPQPRPNLRLLREVGFQGSDEQVIRQAAHAAPQLLSAFSSASSMWTANAATVSPSADSADGKVHFTVANLNNKLHRMQEAPTTSAILGATFADPRYFAHHAALPQHGDLGDEGAANHNRFCREYDRQGVQFFVYGRRASGGIAPVKYPARQTLEASEAVARLHQLDPRYTVFAQQAPQAIDRGVFHNDVIAVSNRHVLFHHQQAFVDQATVLATLRAKSDSLDIPFTSVEVPDERVSLDDAVASYLFNSQLLSKPDGKMLIVVPEECRQRENVWHYLSDLAADSASPIDEVAVFDLRESMRNGGGPACLRLRVVLNEAECQAVNAHSLMNDERYQQLTAWVEKHYRDRLHARDLADPQLLREVYQALDELTQILRLGAVYDFQR comes from the coding sequence ATGTCTGGTTTTGAAGCAAACTTTGATGGCCTGGTCGGCCCGACGCACCACTACGCCGGACTCTCCGTCGGCAATGAAGCCTCGCAAAATAACCGCGATGGTCTCTCTAACCCTAAGAAGGCGGCGCTGCAGGGGCTGTATAAAATGAAAGCCCTGGCCGATCGCGGCTTCGTGCAGGGCATTCTGCCGCCGCAGCCGCGGCCGAATCTCCGTTTGCTGCGCGAAGTCGGTTTCCAGGGCAGCGATGAGCAGGTTATCCGGCAGGCGGCCCACGCGGCGCCGCAGCTGCTCTCTGCCTTCAGCTCCGCCTCGTCGATGTGGACCGCCAACGCGGCGACCGTCTCACCGTCGGCGGACAGCGCTGATGGCAAAGTCCATTTCACCGTCGCCAACCTCAACAATAAGCTGCACCGTATGCAGGAGGCACCCACCACCTCGGCGATCCTGGGGGCCACGTTCGCCGATCCGCGCTACTTTGCCCACCATGCGGCGCTGCCGCAGCATGGCGACCTCGGCGATGAAGGGGCGGCCAACCATAACCGCTTCTGCCGGGAGTATGACCGACAGGGGGTACAGTTTTTCGTCTATGGCCGACGCGCCAGCGGCGGCATCGCCCCGGTGAAGTATCCGGCGCGGCAGACCCTTGAGGCCAGCGAGGCGGTGGCTCGCCTGCATCAGCTGGATCCGCGCTACACGGTATTCGCCCAGCAGGCGCCGCAGGCTATCGATCGCGGCGTGTTTCATAACGACGTCATCGCGGTCAGTAATCGCCATGTGCTGTTCCACCATCAGCAGGCGTTTGTCGATCAGGCGACGGTGCTGGCCACGCTGCGGGCTAAAAGCGACAGTCTGGATATCCCGTTCACCAGCGTGGAAGTGCCGGACGAGCGGGTATCGCTTGATGACGCCGTGGCCTCATACCTGTTCAACAGCCAGCTGCTGAGCAAACCTGACGGCAAGATGCTGATCGTGGTCCCGGAGGAGTGCCGCCAGCGGGAAAACGTCTGGCACTATCTCAGCGACCTGGCCGCCGACAGCGCATCGCCGATCGATGAAGTGGCGGTCTTTGACCTGCGGGAAAGCATGCGCAACGGCGGCGGCCCGGCCTGTCTGCGGCTGCGGGTGGTGCTCAACGAGGCTGAATGCCAGGCGGTCAACGCCCATAGCCTGATGAACGACGAACGTTATCAACAGCTGACGGCATGGGTGGAAAAACACTATCGCGACCGGCTGCATGCCCGCGATCTGGCGGACCCGCAGCTGCTGCGCGAGGTTTATCAGGCGCTGGATGAGCTGACGCAGATCCTGCGTCTGGGCGCGGTCTATGATTTCCAGCGTTAA
- a CDS encoding MFS transporter — MSNPQDNTASILQKNKKVLIASLTGSAIEWFDYFLYGTAAALVFNKIFFPMVDPVIGLILSWLSFSLTFFIRPIGGVIFAHIGDRIGRKKTLVLTLSLMGSATVAIGLLPTYEMVGLWAPALLITLRIIQGMGIGGEWGGALLLAYEYAPEKRKGFFGSIPQAGVTIGMLMATFIVSLMTLFDEAQFLAWGWRIPFLLSSVLVFLGLWIRKDIDETPAFKQVKKSGQVAKAPLRETIKHHWREVLIAAGLKVVETAPFYIFSTFVVSYATTTLSYQKSQALESVTLGALVATVMIPLMGLLSDKVGRQKMYTLSVVLLGLFIIPWFLLLDTGTGWGIMLATIVAFGILWAPVTAVLGTLCSEIFSANVRYTGITLGYQLGAALAGGTAPLIATGLLAKYDGDWRPVAIYLGITVAISLLAIFCASRMKSAPGAAPSRAESA; from the coding sequence ATGAGCAATCCACAAGACAACACTGCATCCATTCTGCAGAAAAACAAGAAGGTACTGATAGCGAGCCTGACAGGCAGCGCCATCGAATGGTTCGATTATTTTCTCTATGGCACCGCCGCCGCACTGGTGTTTAACAAAATTTTCTTTCCGATGGTCGACCCGGTCATCGGCCTGATCCTCTCCTGGCTCTCCTTCTCGCTGACGTTTTTTATCCGTCCCATTGGCGGCGTCATTTTCGCCCATATCGGCGATCGCATCGGCCGCAAAAAGACGCTGGTGCTGACCCTGTCGCTGATGGGCAGCGCCACGGTGGCGATCGGCTTGCTGCCCACCTACGAGATGGTGGGCCTCTGGGCGCCGGCCCTGCTGATTACCCTGCGCATTATTCAGGGCATGGGTATCGGCGGCGAATGGGGCGGCGCGCTGCTGCTGGCCTACGAATACGCGCCGGAAAAGCGAAAAGGTTTTTTCGGCAGCATTCCTCAGGCCGGCGTGACCATCGGCATGCTGATGGCGACCTTCATCGTCTCGCTGATGACCCTGTTTGATGAGGCGCAGTTTCTCGCCTGGGGCTGGCGCATACCGTTCCTGCTCAGCTCCGTCCTCGTTTTTCTCGGCCTGTGGATCCGCAAAGATATCGACGAAACGCCCGCCTTTAAGCAGGTGAAAAAATCCGGCCAGGTGGCAAAAGCACCGCTGCGCGAAACGATCAAACACCACTGGCGCGAAGTGCTGATTGCCGCTGGTCTGAAGGTGGTGGAGACCGCGCCCTTCTATATTTTCTCCACCTTTGTGGTCAGCTATGCCACCACCACCCTGAGTTACCAGAAGTCACAGGCACTGGAATCCGTGACCCTGGGCGCGCTGGTGGCCACCGTGATGATCCCGCTGATGGGGCTACTGTCAGACAAGGTGGGGCGGCAAAAGATGTACACCCTGAGCGTGGTGCTGCTGGGGCTGTTTATTATCCCGTGGTTCCTGCTGCTCGACACCGGCACCGGCTGGGGCATCATGTTGGCGACGATCGTGGCCTTCGGCATCCTGTGGGCGCCGGTAACCGCGGTGCTTGGCACCCTGTGCTCTGAGATTTTCAGCGCCAATGTGCGCTATACCGGGATCACCCTCGGCTACCAGCTTGGCGCCGCGCTGGCCGGGGGCACCGCGCCGCTTATCGCCACCGGCCTGCTGGCGAAATATGACGGCGACTGGCGGCCGGTGGCTATTTATCTGGGCATTACGGTGGCGATTTCGCTGCTGGCAATTTTCTGCGCCAGCCGGATGAAGTCCGCGCCGGGTGCGGCCCCTTCCCGGGCGGAAAGCGCCTAA
- the aldA gene encoding aldehyde dehydrogenase: MTAPVQHPMYIDGQFVSGRGDGWIDVLNPATEALLSRIPDGTAEEARLAIDAAERAQPAWEALPAIERAGWLRKIAAGIRQRAEEIAGLIVAEGGKIQQLAAVEVAFTADYLDYMAEWARRYEGEIVQSDRPGENILVFKRALGVTTGILPWNFPFFLIARKLAPALITGNTIVIKPSEFTPNNAIAFAEIVHQVGLPKGVFNLVLGRGETVGQELAGNPKVAMVSMTGSVAAGEKIMAAAAKNITKVCLELGGKAPAIVMDDADLELAVKAVVDSRVINSGQVCNCVERVYVQQGIYDRFVNRLGEAMKAVQFGDPAARDDIAMGPLINAAARDQVADKVAKAVAQGARVALGGQPLEGKGYFYPPTLLLDVRQEMDIIHEETFGPVLPVVAFSTLDEALAMANDSDYGLTSSIYTRDLNVAMKAIKGLKFGETYINRENFEAMQGFHAGWRKSGIGGADGRHGLNEYLQTQVVYLQA, encoded by the coding sequence ATGACAGCACCCGTTCAACACCCGATGTATATTGATGGCCAGTTCGTTTCCGGTCGCGGCGACGGCTGGATCGACGTGCTTAACCCGGCGACCGAAGCGCTGCTGTCGCGGATCCCGGACGGGACTGCCGAAGAGGCGCGGCTGGCAATTGACGCCGCCGAGCGCGCCCAGCCCGCCTGGGAAGCACTACCGGCCATTGAGCGCGCAGGCTGGCTGCGCAAAATTGCCGCGGGTATTCGCCAGCGTGCAGAAGAGATTGCCGGGCTGATCGTGGCTGAAGGCGGCAAGATCCAGCAGCTGGCGGCGGTGGAGGTTGCGTTCACCGCCGACTATCTCGACTATATGGCCGAATGGGCGCGCCGTTACGAAGGCGAGATCGTGCAGAGCGATCGCCCCGGGGAGAATATCCTCGTCTTTAAACGCGCGCTGGGGGTGACCACCGGGATCCTGCCGTGGAACTTCCCGTTCTTTCTTATCGCCCGCAAGCTGGCCCCGGCCCTGATCACCGGGAATACCATCGTCATTAAGCCCAGCGAATTTACGCCTAATAATGCCATCGCCTTTGCCGAGATTGTCCATCAGGTTGGGTTGCCGAAAGGGGTCTTTAACCTGGTGCTGGGCCGCGGAGAAACCGTTGGTCAGGAGCTGGCCGGCAATCCGAAGGTGGCGATGGTCAGCATGACCGGCAGCGTGGCGGCGGGAGAGAAAATCATGGCCGCTGCGGCGAAAAATATCACCAAAGTGTGCCTCGAACTCGGCGGCAAAGCGCCTGCCATTGTGATGGACGATGCAGATCTGGAGCTGGCGGTGAAAGCGGTAGTGGACTCGCGGGTGATTAACAGCGGGCAGGTGTGTAACTGCGTCGAGCGGGTCTATGTTCAGCAGGGCATTTACGACCGCTTCGTCAACCGCCTCGGCGAGGCGATGAAGGCCGTGCAGTTTGGCGATCCGGCGGCGCGGGATGACATCGCGATGGGGCCGCTGATCAACGCAGCGGCGCGGGATCAGGTGGCGGACAAAGTGGCGAAGGCGGTGGCGCAGGGGGCGCGAGTGGCGCTTGGCGGCCAGCCGCTGGAGGGCAAAGGCTATTTTTATCCGCCGACCCTGCTGCTGGATGTGCGCCAGGAGATGGACATTATCCACGAGGAAACCTTCGGGCCGGTGCTGCCGGTGGTGGCATTTTCGACCCTCGATGAGGCGCTGGCGATGGCCAATGACAGCGACTATGGCCTGACCTCCTCGATCTATACCCGCGATCTGAACGTAGCGATGAAGGCAATTAAAGGACTGAAGTTCGGCGAAACCTATATCAACCGGGAAAACTTTGAGGCGATGCAGGGTTTCCACGCCGGCTGGCGCAAATCGGGGATCGGCGGCGCTGATGGCCGCCACGGGCTGAATGAGTACCTGCAGACCCAGGTGGTCTATCTGCAGGCCTGA
- a CDS encoding DUF1398 domain-containing protein, translating into MELLARLGHFFEQVCADADFATFAGELRRHQVSYYIYFVTTGNVNFVMANDDVISIKSARGLLRVCTEVSHCLTRAAVIRHFAGAINFEQYCRDLASAGVFKWTVDLEDNSRHYWSKDNTLLFKERLLPP; encoded by the coding sequence ATGGAACTGCTGGCAAGGCTGGGTCATTTTTTTGAACAAGTTTGCGCTGATGCTGATTTTGCCACCTTCGCCGGTGAACTTCGGCGGCATCAGGTTTCCTACTACATCTACTTTGTCACTACCGGCAATGTGAATTTCGTGATGGCGAACGATGATGTTATTTCGATAAAAAGCGCTCGTGGCCTGCTCCGCGTGTGCACTGAGGTCAGCCACTGTCTGACCAGAGCCGCGGTTATCCGCCACTTCGCCGGGGCCATCAATTTTGAACAGTACTGCCGGGATTTGGCCAGCGCCGGGGTATTTAAGTGGACCGTCGATCTTGAAGACAATTCCCGCCATTACTGGTCGAAGGATAATACCCTGCTGTTTAAGGAGCGTTTGCTGCCCCCCTGA
- a CDS encoding amino acid permease, whose amino-acid sequence MTEHQHQAPPAAGGEGASQLKRGLSARHIQMIALGGAIGTGLFMGAGRNIAVAGTSILVIYVLVGFFTYMVMRAMGELLLTRHDYRSFADFVGEYLGPQASFYLGWTYWLSWVVTCIADVVVCGSYMQYWFPELSAWMPALSMLAILFLLNLLSVKMFGEAEFWFALIKVITIIALIGTGGWMIATGWTSPDGVTASLSHLTDPTAFMPHGITGFFAGFQIAIFSFTGIELLGTMTAETRDPQRILPKAINALPLRIIIFYLLSMVVIIAVASWPGVSAETSPFVTLFAKAGLPAAAAVINFVALTSAMSSANSGVFSSTRMLYGLSVEKHAHWQFRILSRSTRIPVRSLLFSCFCMLIGTLLLFLVPNVMTLFTIVSTLAAIMVVFSWGMILVAYLVYRRQRPDLHAGSIFKMPAGVVMSWVSLLFFAFAIFIMIFDPDTLLALLASPLWFIALWGFWKLKQRREGQLQLDNQSA is encoded by the coding sequence ATGACTGAACATCAACATCAGGCGCCGCCTGCCGCCGGCGGTGAGGGCGCGTCACAGCTAAAGCGCGGGCTCAGCGCCCGCCATATCCAGATGATTGCCCTCGGCGGCGCCATTGGCACCGGGCTGTTTATGGGGGCGGGGCGCAACATCGCCGTCGCCGGCACCTCGATTCTGGTGATCTATGTGCTGGTCGGGTTCTTTACCTATATGGTGATGCGGGCGATGGGGGAGCTGCTGCTCACCCGCCATGACTACCGCTCATTTGCCGACTTTGTCGGCGAGTATCTCGGGCCGCAGGCCAGCTTTTACCTCGGCTGGACCTACTGGTTAAGCTGGGTGGTGACCTGTATCGCTGACGTGGTGGTGTGCGGGAGCTATATGCAGTACTGGTTCCCGGAACTGTCGGCGTGGATGCCGGCCCTCAGCATGCTGGCGATTCTGTTCCTGCTTAACCTGCTGTCGGTGAAAATGTTTGGCGAGGCGGAGTTCTGGTTCGCCCTGATCAAGGTGATCACCATTATCGCCTTGATTGGCACCGGCGGCTGGATGATTGCCACCGGCTGGACCTCCCCGGACGGCGTGACGGCCTCCCTCAGCCATCTCACCGACCCGACGGCCTTTATGCCTCACGGTATCACCGGCTTTTTCGCCGGTTTCCAGATAGCGATCTTCTCCTTTACCGGCATTGAGCTGCTGGGGACGATGACGGCGGAGACCCGCGATCCGCAGCGCATTTTGCCCAAGGCGATCAATGCCCTGCCGCTGCGGATTATCATCTTCTATCTGCTGTCGATGGTGGTGATCATCGCGGTCGCCTCGTGGCCGGGGGTGTCGGCAGAGACCAGCCCCTTCGTGACGCTGTTTGCCAAAGCCGGGCTGCCCGCGGCGGCGGCGGTGATTAACTTTGTGGCGCTGACCTCGGCGATGTCCTCGGCCAACAGCGGCGTCTTCTCCAGTACCCGCATGCTTTACGGCCTGTCGGTGGAGAAGCATGCGCACTGGCAGTTTCGCATCCTGTCGCGCAGTACCCGCATTCCGGTGCGCAGCCTGCTGTTCTCCTGCTTCTGCATGCTGATTGGCACGCTGTTGCTGTTCCTGGTGCCGAACGTGATGACCCTGTTCACCATCGTCTCGACCCTGGCGGCGATTATGGTGGTGTTCAGCTGGGGAATGATCCTCGTGGCCTATCTGGTCTATCGCCGTCAGCGTCCGGACCTGCACGCCGGGTCGATCTTTAAGATGCCCGCCGGGGTGGTGATGAGCTGGGTGAGCCTGCTGTTCTTCGCGTTCGCTATCTTCATCATGATCTTTGATCCGGATACGCTGCTGGCGCTGTTGGCTTCCCCGCTGTGGTTTATTGCACTGTGGGGCTTCTGGAAGCTGAAGCAGCGGCGCGAGGGGCAGCTTCAACTGGACAACCAGAGCGCCTGA
- a CDS encoding YdcF family protein: MAEQFPSLSAATLAAANQVGAWLAQDDLATLPALPEVDVVVLAGNAVIPTIDAACRLAAAQVVPLLISGGVGHSTGYLYEAVRQDPRYRTLPVDGRPEAHILADIAHHFWHIPRSRLVVEDQSTNCGENARFTRTTLESRGIPHSRGIVIQDPTMQRRTMATFARVWQGATPPPQWLSFPGCSPVLEQTDDQLGFAGGGTGLWPVTRYLALLLGELPRLQDTPEGYGPRGKDFISHVTFPPEILAAWRQLREDTQLAGALQARTLG, translated from the coding sequence ATGGCAGAACAATTTCCTTCGCTATCGGCGGCGACGCTGGCGGCGGCTAACCAGGTCGGCGCCTGGCTGGCGCAGGACGATCTGGCGACGCTGCCCGCGCTGCCGGAGGTGGACGTGGTGGTGCTGGCCGGCAACGCCGTGATCCCGACCATCGACGCCGCCTGCCGGCTGGCGGCGGCGCAGGTGGTCCCGCTGCTGATCAGCGGCGGCGTCGGACATTCAACGGGCTATCTTTACGAGGCGGTGCGCCAGGATCCTCGTTACCGTACGTTGCCGGTGGACGGACGCCCGGAAGCGCATATTCTGGCGGATATCGCGCATCACTTCTGGCATATCCCGCGCTCGCGGCTGGTGGTGGAGGACCAGTCGACCAACTGCGGCGAGAATGCCCGTTTTACCCGGACCACGCTGGAGAGCCGGGGGATCCCCCATAGTCGCGGGATCGTCATTCAGGACCCCACCATGCAGCGGCGAACCATGGCTACCTTCGCCCGCGTCTGGCAGGGGGCGACGCCGCCGCCACAGTGGCTGAGCTTTCCCGGCTGCTCGCCGGTGCTGGAGCAGACCGATGACCAGCTGGGGTTCGCCGGCGGCGGGACTGGGCTCTGGCCGGTTACCCGCTACCTGGCGCTGCTGCTGGGCGAGCTGCCGCGTCTGCAGGATACCCCTGAAGGATACGGTCCGCGGGGGAAAGACTTCATCAGCCACGTGACCTTTCCGCCGGAGATCCTCGCTGCCTGGCGACAGCTGCGGGAGGACACCCAGCTTGCCGGGGCGCTGCAGGCCCGCACCCTCGGCTGA